One Thermoanaerobacter pseudethanolicus ATCC 33223 genomic window, ATTTAATTCCATCGTCTAAATGCGAAAGTTTTTTACAAAAAAACAAATACTGTAACTGGAAGGTTGCAGTAGACACGGCAGCCTTAGTCTATTATTGTGTTTTGGAGGTGTATGGGAATGATCAAAATCGCAAAGAAAAATGGCTTCACAGATTCGATACTCACACAATTAATTGAGTTTGCTAGAAAAGATGTTGATGAAATTTTAGCACAATTAGGTACAGATAGAGAAGGACTGACTTCTGAGGAAGCGCAAGACAGGCTTGAAATGTATGGGTTAAATGAGATAGCCCATGAAAAACCGGCTCCATGGTATATTCAATTGATTAAAGCTTTTGTAAATCCCTTTATAGGTATATTGGTATTTTTAGCAATTGTATCATATATAACGGATGTACTTTTTACTGCACCTCAAGACAGAGATTGGAGCACGATAATTATTATTTCTATAATGGTAACGGTTAGTGGACTACTTCGTTTTGTTCAAGAGTACCGTTCTAATGTGGAAGCTGAAAAACTAAAAGCTCTTGTCTATACAACAGCTGCAGTTATTCGCAAAGATACAGGTGAAAAAGAGATAAAAATAGAGGAAATAGTGCCGGGTGACATAATACATTTGGCAGCAGGTGACATGGTACCTGCGGATGTTAGGGTTATTACTTCTAAAGACTTGTTTATAAACCAAGCAACTTTGACGGGAGAATCCGAACCTGTGGAGAAATATCCAGATTTAAAAGAAGAAAAAAGAAAAGCTAAGGATTTAAACCTTTCAGATTTAGAAAATATATGTTTTATGGGTACTAATGTAGTAAGTGGTTCTGCAATTGCTGTAGTTCTTTCAACAGGTGACCGTACTTATTTTGGTTCAATGGCAAAATCCCTTGTAGGGCATAGAGTGATGACAAGTTTTGAAAGAGGAATTAACAATGTAAGTAAAGTGCTCATCAAGTTTATGACAGTGATGTTTCCAATTGTTTTTGTTATAAATGGTCTTACAAAGGGTAATTGGTTGGATGCATTGCTTTTTGCCTTAGCTGTAGCTGTTGGACTTACTCCCGAAATGCTTCCAATGATAGTCACTACCAACCTTGCTAAAGGTGCTGTGACAATGGCAAAGCGCAAAACAATTGTCAAAAGATTAGATGCTATACAAAATTTTGGAGCAATGGATGTACTTTGTACTGATAAAACTGGTACTTTGACGTTAAATAAAATAGTTGTAGAAAAACATCTTGACATACATGGGAATGAAGATGACAGAGTTTTAAGGCATGCGTATCTGAACAGTTTTTATCAAACGGGCTTAAGAAACTTAATGGATGTAGCCATTTTAGAGTATGGAGCTGAAAAGGGTTTTAATGGATTGGAGAAAATATATAAAAAAGTTGATGAGATACCCTTTGATTTTGTAAGGCGCAGAATGTCCGTAGTTTTAGAGAGCGAGGGTGGAAAAAGGCAGCTGGTGACTAAAGGTGCCGTTGAAGAGGTTCTTTCTATCTGTGAATATGCTGAGTACAAAGGCGAAGTAGTTCCTTTGACAGATGAAATACGCCAAGAAGTAAGAGAAATGGTAAAAAGACTAAATGAAGATGGAATGAGGGTGCTTGCCGTAGCTCAAAAAAATGATGTTCCACCAGAGGGAGTTTTCAGTGTAGCAGATGAAAGTAAGATGGTTCTCATGGGTTATATAGGTTTTCTCGATCCGCCAAAAGAATCTGCACCTTATGCGATAAAAGCATTGAAAGAGCATGGCGTAGATGTAAAAATTCTCACTGGTGACAATGAAATAGTGACAAAGAAGATCTGTAAAGAAGTGGGGATTAATGTAGAGAATGTTTTGTTGGGAAATGAAATAGAGAATATGACAGATGAAGAATTAGCAGAAGTAGCGGAAAAAACGACAATTTTTGCAAAACTTTCTCCTATGCAAAAATCGAAAATAATAAAGACTTTACAAAATAAAGGCCACATTGTTGGATATATGGGAGATGGAATTAATGATGCTCCTGCCTTAAGAGAAGCAGACGTTGGAATTTCAGTTGACTCTGCAGTAGATATCGCTAAAGAATCTGCGGATATAATACTTTTGGAAAAAAGTCTTACAGTATTAGAAGAAGGAGTTGTGGAAGGGCGCAGAATTTTTGGTAATATCATGAAATACATTGCAATTACATCGAGCTCTAATTTTGGTAATGTATTTTCAGTTTTAGTAGCAAGTGCATTTTTACCTTTTTTGCCAATGCATCCATTGCAACTACTCTTCCTTAACTTGATTTATGATTTATCAATGACATCAGTGCCTTGGGATACAGTGGATAAAGAATATATACAAAAGCCAAGAAAATGGGATGCCGCAAATATAGGCAATTTCATGGTATGGTTTGGACCTACAAGTTCAATTTTTGATATTACAACTTATGCTTTGATGTTTTTCTTGATTGGTCCAATAGTTATAGGTGGCTCTTACTTCCTGTTGCCTGAAGTGCTTAAACAGAATTTTGTTTCGCTCTTCCAAACAGGCTGGTTTGTGGAAAGCTTATGGACACAAACAATGGTAGTTCACATGCTTAGGACCGAAAAGATTCCGTTTATACAAAGCATTGCTTCATGGCCGCTATTACTTTTTACCTCGGCAGCTGTTACAGTAGGAACAATTGTGCCATTTACTTCTTTTGGTGCGAAACTTGGAATGATGCCTCTACCGGGAATATACTTCTTGTTCTTGGCAGCTACGCTTCTTGCATACTTGACTTTGGCACAATCCGTTAAAATGAGATTTATAAAAAGATTTGGAAGCTTGCTGTAATTAGAGAGGAAAGAGAGGTTTTATCTCCTCTCTTTTTCATTTTTTCTGTGGTATAATGTACTAAGGATTTTGTGTGTTAAAGGGGAAATGTAAAATGGATAAAAAGGAAATTGCCAATATTTTAAACGATATAGGTTTATTGCTAGAGCTTAAAGGGGAAAATCCTTTTAAATCGAGAGCTTATTATAATGCTGCAAGGACAATAGAGCTATTGGAGGAAGATATAGAAACTCTTGTCAAAGAAGACAGGTTAAAAGAGATAAAGGGAATAGGGGAAGCAATTAATAAAAAGATTACAGAGCTGGTTTTAACGGGTAAAATGGAATATTATGAGAATTTAAAAGCATCTATTCCTGAAGGGCTTGTTGAAATGCTTAAAATTCCCGGACTTGGTCCGAAAAAGATAAAGATTATATACGAAAAATTGAATATCACCACAATTAGAGAATTGGAGTACGCTTGTATAGAGAATAGATTGGTAGACCTTCCGGGGTTTGGGGTAAAGACTCAAAAGAAAATTTTTGAAGGGATACAGTTTGTGAAACAATTTAGCGGTCAGCATTTATTTGCAGAAGTTTACACAGAAGCGCTTAAATTAAAGGAATATTTAGATATGACTAAAACTGCATTAGTGACGGAAATTGCAGGAAGTTTGCGAAGGAAAAAAGAGATAGTAAAAGATATTGATATTTTGGCTTCAGCATCAGATTCCTCAAAGGTTATGGAAGCCTTTGTAAATTACCAAGATGTAAGGGAAGTTATAGCAAAAGGAGATACAAAAACCAGTGTCACTTTAAAGTCGGGTATAAATACAGATTTAAGAGTTGTAACGGAAAAAGAATTTCCTTATGCACTTCATCATTTCACAGGCAGCAAAGAGCACAATACTGCAATGAGGCATAGGGCGAAGCAAATGGGTATCAAAATGAACGAGTACGGCCTTTTTAAAGGAGACAAACTTATAGAATGTAAAAGCGAAGAGGAGATATTTAATAAATTAGGACTTTTATATATTCCTCCGGAATTAAGAGAAAACATGGGAGAGATAGAAGCGGCAGAAAAAGGTGAGCTTCCGAAATTAATAGAAGAAAAAGATATAAAGGGAGTTTTCCACGTTCATACGACTTACAGCGATGGGGCTAATACCCTGGTAGAAATGGTAGAGGCGGCGAGAAAATTGGGGTATAAGTATATAGGCATCACAGACCACAGCAAATCTGCTTTTTATGCAGGAGGTCTTAAAGAAGAAGACTTAGTAAGGCAATGGGAGGAAATAGAGGAGTTAAATAAAAAATATAACGATATAGTCATTTTCAAAGGGATAGAGTCTGATATACTGCCTGACGGTTCTTTAGATTATGGAGAGGAGATATTAAAGCAATTTGAATTTGTGATTGCATCCATCCATTCTCATTTCAGGATGAGTAAAGAAGATATGACAAAAAGAATGATAAAGGCCATAGAAAATAAATATACAACTATAATAGGGCATGTTACAGGGAGGCTTCTTTTAGCGAGAGACAGTTATGAAATAGATATATATGAAGTTATAGAAGCAGCAGCCCATTATGGCAAGATAATTGAGATAAACGCAAACCCTTATAGGCTTGATTTAGACTGGCGATATGTAAAACATGCAAAAGAAAAAGGGGTAAAACTTGCGATATGCCCTGATGCCCACAGCATAGAAGGCTTAAATGATGTAAAGTATGGGGTAGGAATTGCCAGAAAAGGCTGGTTGGAGGCAAAAGACGTAATAAACACTTATGAAGTTCATGAAATCTGTGGCTCTTTGTTTTTTCAAAAGATGCAAAATAGGAGGTAGCTTTTATTAATAGATGCAAGCAACAAAATTTTAAAAACGATTGCTGAACAGGAAATAAATGAGCAGGCAAAAGATAAATTCATAAATAAAAGAGACGATAGCTGGATGTATATCCTTCCACAGCACCGACTGCTATCGCCTCTTTAGTTTACCGAAAAATGTTTACCGCCATTTTTTGTTTTGTAGGTATTCATGGATGGAGCGAGCTGCTTTTTTTCCGGCACCCATGGCCAAAATTACAGTAGCTGAACCCGTTACAATATCGCCTCCAGCCCATACCCCTTCTCTGGAAGTCCTTCCCTCCTCATCGACAGCGATATAACCGTGTTTTGTAAGTTCTAAGCCTTCAGTGGTCTTTGTGAGGAGGGGATTAGGGCCAGTACCTATGGCGATTACTACCGTATTAACATCCATGATAAATTCAGAACCCGTTATAGGAACTGGACGGCGACGACCCGAAGCGTCAGGTTCTCCAAGTTCCATGCGGATACACTCAATACCTTTGACCCAACCATTTTCGTTACCTATTATTCTCACTGGATTTGTGAGGAAATCAAATATAATACCTTCCTCTTTAGCGTTCTCGAATTCTTCTTTTCTTGCGGGCATTTCTTCTTCAGAACGGCGATACACAATATGAACTTCGTCAGCTCCCATTCTTAGAGCAGACCTGGCTGCATCCATAGCTACATTGCCACCCCCTATTACTGCTACTTTTTTGCCTACCTTTATGGGGGTGTCAGTGTTGGGAAAAGAATAGGCTTTCATCAGGTTTATCCTGGTTAGAAACTCGTTGGCTGAATACACACCCAGGTAGTTTTCACCAGGTATGCCCATAAATTTCGGGAGGCCAGCTCCAGTGCCGATAAAGACAGCCTCATACCCCATTTCAAAAAGGTCGTCTATCGTCAGAACTTTGCCCATAACCATGTTGGTTTTAATTTCTACGCCCAGCTGTTGTATAAACTTTACTTCTTGTTCCACTATAATTTTCGGTAGCCTGAATTCAGGAATACCGTATACCAGTACGCCACCGGGTTTGTGAAGAGCTTCAAAGATCGTTACATCGTAGCCGAGTTTAGCCAAATCTCCTGCACAGGTGAGACCGGCGGGCCCGGAACCGATGATGGCCACTTTTTTACCAAGCTTTTTAGGAATTACCGGGGGACGGATGCCTTTGGCTCTTTCCCAGTCTGCTGCAAACCGTTCTAGGCGACCTATGGCCACAGGTTCACCTACTTTGCCCAAAACACAGTTTTTCTCGCATTGCGTTTCTTGTGGACAGACTCTGCCACATATGGCGGGCAAGCTGTTGGTTTCCTTTATAATCTTTATAGCTCCTTCAAAATCTCTTTCTGCAATACGCTTTATAAACTGGGGAATTTGTACCTGAACGGGGCACCCTTCAACACATCCTGGTTTTTTACACTGAAGACACCTCTGGGCTTCACTTACTGCCTCCTCTTCCGAATAGCCCAAAGCTACTTCGTTAAAATTACGCCTGCGGACTTCAGGCTTTTGGGTAGGCATGGGTGTTTTCTTTTTGCTTCTATTTAACGGCATCTTTATCAGCTCCTTCTATTTTGTTGATTAATTTGCACTCATGAACTTCATTAAATCTTTCGAGGGAAATTTTTTCTTCCTCTTTATAAGTGGCCAATCTTTTTATTAGTTCATCGAAATCTACTTTATGGCCGTCGAAAGCCGGACCATCAACGCAAGCAAATTTGATTTCTCCGTCTACGGTGACACGGCACCCACCGCACATGCCTGTGCCGTCTACCATTATGGGATTAAGGCTCACCATCGTGGGTATGCCATAAGGCTTGGTAATTTCGCTTCCTATTTTCATCAAAATCGGGGGACCTATGATAATAATCTCATCAAATTTTTCACCTTGTTCTAAAAGCTCTTTAAGTACTACTGTGACAAACCCATGGCGGCCTTTTGAGCCGTCGTCGGTGCAGATATACATCCTGTCACTTACAGCTTTTATCTCTTCTTCCAAGATTAGCAATTCAGCTGTCCTAGCACCTATAATAGAAACTACTTCTACCCCCTGTTGATGAAGCATTTTGAGTTTAGGATAAAGTGGAGCAATACCAAGGCCTCCGCCTATTCCTAAAACTTTCTTGTGATTAGGAAACTCCACCGGCACACCTAAAGGCCCAACAAAGTCCTGGATATAGTCTCCAGCTTCTAGAGTTCCTAATTCCCGTGTGGTTTTACCTACTTCTTGGAATACTATTGTGACAGTGCCATTTTCTGAATTGTAATCTGCAATGGTAAGAGGAATTCTTTCTCCTCCTTCTTTTATCCTTAGCATAACGAATTGGCCTGGCCTTGCTTTTTTGGCTACTAGTGGTGCCTCTATTACAAACAACTTGATGGAAGGTGCCAATTCTCTTTTTTCTAAAATTTTGAACATGATAATCCTCCTTCTTCTTTTATTTAATAGTTGTTTATTTACTTCGATGATGTTATCAAGTGTTAATGGTGTAAAAATGTTAAGAAAATAACTATTTTTTGTTATTTTTTTACCAAGAGTTTACTGGCCGATGTGTCATATAAAAAAACCAGTGTATTTAGCCTTATTAGCATAAAAATGGGGGACTAAGTCCCCATTTTTATGCTAATATTACAACAGGTTTGATTAGGTCTTTTGGTTTGTCTTTCATCAACATAAAGGCTTTTTCAATATTGTCAAATCCCCGGAAAACGTGAGTGACGAGCTTAGAAGGATCGACACGCTTATAAAAAACAAGGTCAATCAGTCTTTCCATTCTTAGACGTCCACCGGGGCATAGCCCGCCTTTTATAGTTTTATGAGCCATGCCGCAACCCCATTCAAGACGAGGAACAGGCAAAACCTCTCCTTCGCCAAAATAATTTACATTAGCGATGGTGCCACCAGGTTTAACAATCTTAACTGCTGTAGCCATAATGTCAGCATTTCCTCCAGCGATGATGGCAGCATCGACACCTTTGCCTTCAGTTAGATTCATAATCTGACTTTCGATAGGACCATCTTTATAGTTTACAATATCAGTAGCTCCATAGTATTTTGCAGCATCTACACAAACTGGTCTACTGCCTACGGCAATAATTCTTCCGGCTCCACGCAATTTGGCACCAGCGACTGCCATAAGACCTACTGGGCCAATACCCAAAACTGCTACCGTCGCACCTAATTCTATATCTGCCAGTTCAGCTCCGTGAAAACCAGTGGTCATCATATCGGGAATCATAACTGCAGCTTCCAATGGAATTTCTTTAGGCAGATGTGCTAAATTCATATCAGCATCATTCACATGAAAAAATTCACCAAAAACACCATCTTTTACATTCGAAAATTTCCAGCCTGCCAGCATTCCACCGGAGTGCTGGTGATATCCTCTTTGTACTTCAGAGGTCCGCCAATCAGGGGTAATAGCTGGCACAACAACGCGATCACCAGGTTTAAAATCTTTTACCTCACTACCTACTTCAACTACTTCACCTACAGCTTCGTGACCGAGTATCAT contains:
- the gltA gene encoding NADPH-dependent glutamate synthase, with the protein product MPLNRSKKKTPMPTQKPEVRRRNFNEVALGYSEEEAVSEAQRCLQCKKPGCVEGCPVQVQIPQFIKRIAERDFEGAIKIIKETNSLPAICGRVCPQETQCEKNCVLGKVGEPVAIGRLERFAADWERAKGIRPPVIPKKLGKKVAIIGSGPAGLTCAGDLAKLGYDVTIFEALHKPGGVLVYGIPEFRLPKIIVEQEVKFIQQLGVEIKTNMVMGKVLTIDDLFEMGYEAVFIGTGAGLPKFMGIPGENYLGVYSANEFLTRINLMKAYSFPNTDTPIKVGKKVAVIGGGNVAMDAARSALRMGADEVHIVYRRSEEEMPARKEEFENAKEEGIIFDFLTNPVRIIGNENGWVKGIECIRMELGEPDASGRRRPVPITGSEFIMDVNTVVIAIGTGPNPLLTKTTEGLELTKHGYIAVDEEGRTSREGVWAGGDIVTGSATVILAMGAGKKAARSIHEYLQNKKWR
- the polX gene encoding DNA polymerase/3'-5' exonuclease PolX: MDKKEIANILNDIGLLLELKGENPFKSRAYYNAARTIELLEEDIETLVKEDRLKEIKGIGEAINKKITELVLTGKMEYYENLKASIPEGLVEMLKIPGLGPKKIKIIYEKLNITTIRELEYACIENRLVDLPGFGVKTQKKIFEGIQFVKQFSGQHLFAEVYTEALKLKEYLDMTKTALVTEIAGSLRRKKEIVKDIDILASASDSSKVMEAFVNYQDVREVIAKGDTKTSVTLKSGINTDLRVVTEKEFPYALHHFTGSKEHNTAMRHRAKQMGIKMNEYGLFKGDKLIECKSEEEIFNKLGLLYIPPELRENMGEIEAAEKGELPKLIEEKDIKGVFHVHTTYSDGANTLVEMVEAARKLGYKYIGITDHSKSAFYAGGLKEEDLVRQWEEIEELNKKYNDIVIFKGIESDILPDGSLDYGEEILKQFEFVIASIHSHFRMSKEDMTKRMIKAIENKYTTIIGHVTGRLLLARDSYEIDIYEVIEAAAHYGKIIEINANPYRLDLDWRYVKHAKEKGVKLAICPDAHSIEGLNDVKYGVGIARKGWLEAKDVINTYEVHEICGSLFFQKMQNRR
- a CDS encoding sulfide/dihydroorotate dehydrogenase-like FAD/NAD-binding protein, giving the protein MFKILEKRELAPSIKLFVIEAPLVAKKARPGQFVMLRIKEGGERIPLTIADYNSENGTVTIVFQEVGKTTRELGTLEAGDYIQDFVGPLGVPVEFPNHKKVLGIGGGLGIAPLYPKLKMLHQQGVEVVSIIGARTAELLILEEEIKAVSDRMYICTDDGSKGRHGFVTVVLKELLEQGEKFDEIIIIGPPILMKIGSEITKPYGIPTMVSLNPIMVDGTGMCGGCRVTVDGEIKFACVDGPAFDGHKVDFDELIKRLATYKEEEKISLERFNEVHECKLINKIEGADKDAVK
- a CDS encoding NADP-dependent isopropanol dehydrogenase is translated as MKGFAMLSIGKVGWIEKEKPAPGPFDAIVRPLAVAPCTSDIHTVFEGAIGERHNMILGHEAVGEVVEVGSEVKDFKPGDRVVVPAITPDWRTSEVQRGYHQHSGGMLAGWKFSNVKDGVFGEFFHVNDADMNLAHLPKEIPLEAAVMIPDMMTTGFHGAELADIELGATVAVLGIGPVGLMAVAGAKLRGAGRIIAVGSRPVCVDAAKYYGATDIVNYKDGPIESQIMNLTEGKGVDAAIIAGGNADIMATAVKIVKPGGTIANVNYFGEGEVLPVPRLEWGCGMAHKTIKGGLCPGGRLRMERLIDLVFYKRVDPSKLVTHVFRGFDNIEKAFMLMKDKPKDLIKPVVILA
- the mgtA gene encoding magnesium-translocating P-type ATPase; the protein is MIKIAKKNGFTDSILTQLIEFARKDVDEILAQLGTDREGLTSEEAQDRLEMYGLNEIAHEKPAPWYIQLIKAFVNPFIGILVFLAIVSYITDVLFTAPQDRDWSTIIIISIMVTVSGLLRFVQEYRSNVEAEKLKALVYTTAAVIRKDTGEKEIKIEEIVPGDIIHLAAGDMVPADVRVITSKDLFINQATLTGESEPVEKYPDLKEEKRKAKDLNLSDLENICFMGTNVVSGSAIAVVLSTGDRTYFGSMAKSLVGHRVMTSFERGINNVSKVLIKFMTVMFPIVFVINGLTKGNWLDALLFALAVAVGLTPEMLPMIVTTNLAKGAVTMAKRKTIVKRLDAIQNFGAMDVLCTDKTGTLTLNKIVVEKHLDIHGNEDDRVLRHAYLNSFYQTGLRNLMDVAILEYGAEKGFNGLEKIYKKVDEIPFDFVRRRMSVVLESEGGKRQLVTKGAVEEVLSICEYAEYKGEVVPLTDEIRQEVREMVKRLNEDGMRVLAVAQKNDVPPEGVFSVADESKMVLMGYIGFLDPPKESAPYAIKALKEHGVDVKILTGDNEIVTKKICKEVGINVENVLLGNEIENMTDEELAEVAEKTTIFAKLSPMQKSKIIKTLQNKGHIVGYMGDGINDAPALREADVGISVDSAVDIAKESADIILLEKSLTVLEEGVVEGRRIFGNIMKYIAITSSSNFGNVFSVLVASAFLPFLPMHPLQLLFLNLIYDLSMTSVPWDTVDKEYIQKPRKWDAANIGNFMVWFGPTSSIFDITTYALMFFLIGPIVIGGSYFLLPEVLKQNFVSLFQTGWFVESLWTQTMVVHMLRTEKIPFIQSIASWPLLLFTSAAVTVGTIVPFTSFGAKLGMMPLPGIYFLFLAATLLAYLTLAQSVKMRFIKRFGSLL